One window from the genome of Oceanisphaera sp. IT1-181 encodes:
- a CDS encoding Ig-like domain-containing protein, producing MNKWTRTIITPIGLFVATVGPAQAALSVVAPGPHTAISGGFPLWYEDENEVQLELCRSKAVSGGTAGAYMCTLNPEPGVFDDADPLVFPGNWPGELFWFLAETSIPEGAVPGYELEVYVAALEAAFAAENPKAGDQVGFARIRIRASVPVAGTYTVTHPYGVETFVVDAADVGRRAINMTRDIGIGTPGDFTGALGGDIGPFLQSLNGTYTETNPETGVTETFIGNPSVTEPVIGSPFDTNFVRIDGPPGIIQNNDFTLSGKVRDSVPSLPLEIERASYQRTNGQTNIEVFASSSEDAEVCYRETLALVDGDPCLTDLTPDNNGRFFVQQSPSAELPSLIVVTASSPNGTPSSLSSELIDIVKINSATYSWDDNTLRIEATSSDETQVPDLVATGFGRLSKSSNPQTLTILNLSQPPASIRVQSAAGGSDIEMVTVTGSAPDIPDNQLPLAQADSGTTTVGVPLTLQLLANDSDPDGDTPLSIVQLTQPAVGQGSVALNGSTSVVYTPPTTTNNAPLVATFTYRAQDSRGGLSEPATVTVTVGANQAPIAVNDDAATLGIPLTITVLANDSDPEGNTPLTVVNLTQPTTGQGTVSTDGTTVSYTPPTSVTSAFTASFTYQAQDSLGAQSAPATVTVSVSPPPNTAETLTVTEAEARGRRNRLTWSIQGQTSLATGNTITVEVSSIDGPVILGTTTPTPTGNWRLAARTDDLVLIANPTATIRSAFGTVTTVPVNVQ from the coding sequence CCTTAAATCCAGAACCCGGGGTATTTGACGATGCCGACCCGCTGGTTTTCCCGGGCAACTGGCCCGGCGAGCTGTTCTGGTTTCTGGCCGAAACCTCCATCCCCGAAGGTGCAGTCCCCGGCTATGAGCTCGAGGTTTATGTTGCGGCACTGGAAGCAGCCTTCGCCGCAGAAAACCCCAAAGCAGGAGATCAAGTGGGCTTTGCCCGTATTCGTATCCGCGCCTCGGTGCCAGTGGCGGGTACCTACACTGTCACCCATCCTTACGGCGTCGAAACCTTCGTGGTAGACGCAGCCGATGTCGGCAGACGGGCTATCAATATGACCCGTGATATCGGTATCGGCACGCCTGGCGACTTCACCGGCGCTCTCGGGGGAGACATAGGCCCCTTCCTGCAAAGTCTGAATGGCACCTATACCGAGACCAACCCGGAAACAGGGGTAACAGAAACCTTTATTGGTAACCCCAGCGTGACCGAGCCCGTCATCGGCAGCCCCTTCGATACCAACTTTGTGCGCATCGATGGTCCGCCGGGGATAATTCAAAATAATGATTTTACCCTCTCCGGCAAGGTACGCGACTCGGTCCCCTCGTTACCACTGGAAATCGAGCGAGCCAGCTACCAACGCACCAACGGGCAGACCAACATCGAAGTCTTCGCCAGCTCATCGGAAGATGCCGAGGTCTGCTACCGCGAAACCCTGGCGCTGGTCGATGGCGACCCTTGCCTGACCGACCTTACCCCTGATAATAACGGCCGCTTCTTCGTGCAGCAGTCCCCATCAGCTGAGTTGCCGTCCTTGATCGTGGTGACCGCCAGTTCGCCAAACGGCACACCCAGCTCCCTGTCCAGCGAGTTGATTGATATCGTCAAGATCAATAGCGCTACCTATTCGTGGGATGACAACACACTGCGCATAGAGGCGACATCAAGCGATGAAACTCAAGTACCGGATCTGGTGGCCACCGGCTTCGGTAGGTTGAGCAAATCTTCTAACCCGCAGACGCTGACCATACTTAATTTGAGCCAGCCCCCTGCCAGCATCAGGGTACAGTCCGCCGCTGGCGGCTCGGATATTGAGATGGTTACTGTGACAGGTAGCGCTCCTGATATACCCGATAATCAGTTACCTCTGGCTCAAGCCGACAGCGGCACCACTACTGTAGGCGTACCGCTAACACTGCAGTTACTGGCTAACGATAGCGATCCCGATGGTGATACCCCGCTCAGCATAGTGCAACTGACCCAACCGGCCGTCGGACAAGGCAGTGTCGCGCTGAATGGCAGCACTTCTGTGGTCTATACACCACCGACTACCACCAACAACGCCCCATTGGTCGCGACCTTTACCTATCGTGCGCAAGATAGCCGCGGCGGTCTCTCTGAGCCGGCAACCGTCACTGTCACCGTGGGTGCAAACCAAGCCCCGATAGCGGTAAACGACGACGCCGCAACACTGGGCATTCCACTTACCATCACGGTATTAGCTAATGACAGCGATCCAGAAGGCAACACACCGCTTACGGTGGTCAACCTGACACAGCCAACTACGGGGCAAGGTACAGTCTCTACCGACGGCACTACAGTGTCTTATACCCCTCCAACCTCGGTTACCAGCGCGTTTACCGCTAGCTTCACCTATCAAGCGCAAGATTCGCTAGGCGCTCAATCGGCACCGGCTACCGTCACCGTATCGGTATCACCACCACCGAATACGGCTGAAACGCTGACAGTGACCGAGGCAGAGGCGAGAGGAAGACGAAATAGGCTCACTTGGAGCATTCAAGGCCAAACCTCATTAGCAACAGGCAATACCATTACCGTCGAAGTATCGAGTATTGATGGCCCCGTCATTTTGGGTACAACAACACCAACTCCCACAGGAAATTGGCGGCTGGCAGCTCGGACCGATGATTTGGTGCTGATCGCTAATCCCACTGCCACCATAAGGTCGGCCTTCGGTACCGTCACTACGGTCCCAGTGAACGTTCAATAG